GGTAGGTGAGCAGCGTGGTGGTGGTTTTGCCGTTGGTGCCCGTGATGCAGATGCTCCGGGCCTTGGTGTAGCGGCCCGCAAACTCGATTTCTGAGATGATGGGGATTTTCTTCTCCCGCAGCGCTTGAACCACCGGCGCTTTTTCGGGAATGCCGGGGCTTTTCACCACCTCGTCGGCTTGCAAAATACGCTCCAGCGTGTGCTGGTTTTCCTCGAAGGCTATGCCCGCCTGCGTGAGCTTCTCCTTATAAGCCGGCTGAATGGCGCCGCGGTCCGACACAAACACGGCGTGCCCTTTGGCCTGCGCCAACAGGGCCGCCCCAACGCCGCTTTCGGCCGCTCCCAGAATTACAATGTTCATTTTATCTGTCATGCTGAGCAGAGCGAAGCATCTTATCACGTTGAGTTTTACACCAAGCAGGGCGACCGTGATAAGGTCCTTCGCTCCGCTCAGGATGACAGACGTATTTCTAACGCAGTTTCAGGGTAACCAAGGTAATGACGGCCAGCATGATGCCCACAATCCAGAAGCGCGACACGATTTTGGATTCGTGGTAGCCCAACTTCTGGTAGTGGTGGTGGAGCGGCGACATGCGCAGCAGGCGGCGGCCTTCGCCGTACTTGCGCCGGGTGTACTTAAAGTAGCTCACCTGCACGATAACCGACAGGTTCTCAATCAAAAACACGCCGCACAGAATCGGAATTAGCAGCTCCTTTCGCACAATTAGCGCCAGAACTGCAATGATGCCGCCCAGGGCCAGGGAGCCCGTGTCGCCCATGAATACCTGCGCCGGATAGCTGTTATACCACAAAAACCCGATGCACGCCCCCACGAAAGCCGTGCAGAAAATAACCAGCTCACCGGAGTCTGGGATGAACATTACGTCCAGGTAATCAGCCAGCAGTGCGTTGCCGCTCACGAAGGCGAAGATTGCCAGCGTGATGCCGATAATGGCCGAGGTGCCGGCCGCCAGCCCGTCGAGGCCGTCGGTGATGTTGGCGCCGTTGCTCACAGCCGTTATCAGGAAGATGACAATGGGGATGTAGAGTACGCCGTACAGACCGTTGAAGAAGGTGCCGGCTGTAGCAAACAAGTCGCCATAATTGAGCTCGTTGTTCTTCATGAACGGCACTGTGGTAATCATCAGGTGCACGTCTTTGAAGACTTTGCTGGCCTCAATGGCTGAAAACTGGCCGTTGGGCATCAGGTACTCGCGCACGGTTATCTCGTTGCTGTAAAACAGCACCCAGCCCACCGTGATGCCTAGCCCCACCTGGCCCAGCACCTTAAACCGGCCACTCAAGCCTTCCTTGTTCTTACGAAATACCTTAATGTAGTCGTCCAGGAAGCCAATCAGCCCCAGCCACACCGTGCTCAGCAGCATGAGGATAATGTAGATATTGCGCAACCGCGCCAGCAGAATAACCGGCACGAGAATGGCCAGTATGATTATGAGGCCGCCCATAGTGGGGGTACCTTTTTTCTCGTTTTGGCCCTGCAGGCCCAGGTCGCGAATGCTTTCCCCCACCTGCTTTTTTTGCAGTACCTGGATAAGGCGATTGCCAAACAGCAAGGCGATGAGCAGGGAAATGACCACCGCCAGGCCGGCGCGGAACGTGGTGTACTGAAACACCCCGGTGCCGGGCAGGTGGTAATGCTCGTGGAGGTAACGGAAAAGGTAAAAAAGCATTCGTAAGGGCTTTTAAAAGCCAGAACGTCATGCTGAGCGCAGCCGAAGCATCTCGCGTGCAGCAGTAACCCTGATGATGACAACGAAGCGAGCGAGATGCTTCGGCTGCGCTCAGCATGACGTTCTATTTATTCAATTGAGCAAAAATTTCGGTTAAAATCAGCTTGTCGTCGAACGGGGCTTTCACGCCGCGTATCTCCTGGTAGTTTTCGTGGCCTTTGCCCGCCACCAGCACAATGTCATTGGCGCCGGCCAGCTCCACGGCCTTTTTAATGGCGGCGCGCCGGTCGGCCACGGTGAGTACTTTGGCCGAATCCGGCGGCGTCACGCCGGCCTGCATCTGGGCCAGAATGTCGTTGGGGTCCTCGAAGCGCGGGTTGTCGGCCGTAAGGATGACCTTATTAGAAAGGCGCGCGGCCAAGTTGGCCATGATGGGGCGCTTGGCGGCGTCGCGGTTGCCGCCGCAGCCCACCACCGTAATGATTTGCTGGCTGGGCTGGCGGATTTCGTGCAGCGTTTGCAGCACGTTTTCCAGCGCATCGGGCGTGTGGGCGTAGTCGATGATGCCGGTGATGCCCTGCTGGGCCGACACGACTGGCTCGAAGCGGCCGGGAGCCGTGGTCAGGCCCGAGAGGATGGTGAGCACCTCGGTGGGGTCTTCGCCCAGCAGCACGGCGGCCCCGTACACGGCCAGCAGATTGTAGGCGTTGAACACGCCAATGAGCCGAAACAGGATTTCGCGGCCGTCAATCTCGAGGTGCAGGCCGTGCACTTCGTTGGCAATGAGCTTGGCCCGGAACGTAGCGGCCCCGCGCAGGGAATAGGTTTCGCGGCGGGCGGCGGTGTTTTGCAGCATCACCGGGCCGCGCTTGTCATCGGCGTTGGTCAGGGCAAAAGCAGTCTTGGGCAGGGCATCGAAGAAGCCCTTTTTTGCCTTCAGGTAGTTGTCGAACGTGCCGTGGTAGTCGAGGTGGTCGTGGGTGAGGTTGGTGAACACGCCTCCGGCAAAGCGCAGGCCGGTCACGCGGTGCTGGGCCACGGCGTGGCTGCTCACTTCCATGCAGGCGTGGGTGCAGCCGGCCGCTACCATGCGGGCCAGCAGCGCATTCAGCCGAATGGAATCGGGCGTGGTGTGGGTGGAGGGAATAACCTCTTCGTCAATCTGGTTTTGCACCGTGCTCAGCAAGCCGGCGTGGTAGCCCAACTCGCGCAACAGCTTGTGCAGCAGCGTAGCGCACGTGGTTTTGCCATTGGTACCCGTGATGCCGATGAGCTGCAGTTGCCGCGATGGGTGCCCGTAAAAAGCCGCTGCCATGTGCGCCAAGGCGGCCGCGCTGTTTTCCACCACTACATAAGAGGTAGCTGGGTTCAGCACCGCCGGCAGCTCTTCGCACACCACGGCAGCCAGGCCCTGTGCCACAGCAGTTTCAATGAACTTGTGGCCGTCGGTGGCCGTGCCGCGCAGGGCACAAAACGCCACACCCGGACCCGCCTCCCGCGAATCGAGCGTGAGCGCAGTAATCAGCACGTCGGTGGGGCCGTGCTGAGCCAGCACGGTCACGTCGGTAAGCAGGGAAAAGAGCGGTAGAGAAATCATTGAAATAACGTTCAGCTCACTTGGAAGCCGGCATTGCCCAGCGGCTAGGTCCGGCGGACGGCAGGTTTTGCAGGTGCCGGGGCAGCTGCCTTTTTAGCATTCTTGGGAGCGGCTTTTTCGGTTGCAGCCTTGGGAGCAGTTTTGCCAGTGGTAACAGCAGGCTTGGAAACGGCTTCGGTAGCTGCCTTGGGTTTGGAGCGAACCGGTGGGTTTACCTTGGCTTTGGCCGACGAGGCGAAAGGCTTTATCACGAGCGCCTTGGCCACCGGCTCGGGGTCGGCAGGAGTCAGGAGCTTGTTTTCGGCCAGGTCGGTGTGCTCCGGTTCCGGCAAAGCCTTGGGCGCAGTTAGACGCGGGCCCGACTCCACGAGCGTAAGCGTGATAACATCGCCCCGCTTGATGGGCGAGCCCACCGGCAGCGACTGCTCCCGCACCCGGCCGGTACCAGTGGCCCGCACGTGCAGACCCCGGTTTTCCAGCAGAAACAGGGCATCGCGCAGCGAAAGGCCGCTTACCTGAGGCACGCGACCCGGACGCACCGGGTTCACGACCAGCGCCACCGTGCGCGCGTGAAACGCTGTGTCAGAAGCCGCGCGCACCCACTCTTCTCCGCCCGTGGCCTGGGTCTTACCGGCCAGGCCCAGCTTCTGGCACACCAGGGCCAGCTCCTCCTGCATGCCGGCGCGCACCAGCGGCACGTGGCTCTTGTTCAGGCGGGCTTTGGCGAGCAGCGGGCGCTGGCTCAGCAGGTCGCGGGCCATGCACTTATCGGCCACCTCGCGGAACACCGGCGCAGCCACATCGGCGCCGTAGATGCGGCCGTTGCGGGGCGAGTCCACCACCACAATGCAGCTGTACTTGGGCTTATCGGCCGGGAAGTAGCCGCAGAAGCTCGTGGAATATGTCTTGGTGTACTGGCCGTTTTTAAACTTCCAGGCCGTCCCGGTTTTGCCGGCAATGCTATAGTCTTTGGGCCGGATGGCGCGGGCGGTGCCCTCGGTCACCACCCCTTCCATCATGGCTTTCACCTTGGCCAGGGTGGCCTCCGAGCAGATTTTGGGGTTCAGTACCTTGGTTTCGTTGCGCTGCAACACCTTATCGGCCTGCTTGATTTCTTTTACGATGAGCGGCTGCACCTTCACGCCGCCATTGGCCACGGCGTTGTAAAAGGCCAGGGTTTGCAGGGGCGCCAGCTTCAGCTCGTAGCCGATGCTCATGGTAGTGAGCGAGGTTTTGCTCCAGCTGCGGTCGGTGGGGTCTTTCACGTAGGGCCGGGCCTCGCCGGCCATCTGGAAGCCCAGGGGCTTGTCGAGGCCGAACCTCTTGAGGTAATCGGTGTACTCGGCTGGGTTTTTCGCGAAGTTCTCGTTCACCAGCCGAGCCACCCCGATGTTGGACGACTTCTCGAACACCTGCTGCACCGTGATGCGCCCGTACCCGTGCGAGTCCGATTTTACGGCGCCGCCTACCAGCATGCGGCCGTTGCCGGTGTCCACGATGTCGTCGAGCTTGATGTCGGGCCGGGCTTCAAACAAGGCCATCATCGACGCTAGCTTGAAAGTGGAGCCGGGCTCGGTGCGGCCCTGGTCGGCAAAAGCGTAGTTGTAGTCCTCCTTATATGTATCGTCCGAAGCCTTGCCCAAGTTGGCCACGGCCTTGATTTCGCCGGTGGCTACTTCCATCAGTATCACGCAGCCATATTCGGCATTGTTGTCGACCAGGGACTTGTACAAGGCATTTTCGGCCACATCCTGCAGGTTGATGTCGAGCGTGGTCTTCACATCGTAGCCGGGCAGGGGCTTGATTTCGGTGCCGTCGTACACGGGTTTCACGCCGCCGGGCACCCGCTCAAACAAGGCCTCGCCGGATTTGCCTGCCAGGCTTTGTTCGAAAGTGTACTCCAGGCCGGCGCCGTGGTGGTCCTCGTTTACGAAGCCGATGGTGCGCTGGGCCAGCCCTCCAAAGGGCCGGAAGCGCTTGTCTACCTTCTCAAAAATGGCCCCGCCGCGGTTGCGCTTGGCCCGGAAGATGGGCCATTTGGCCAGCAGCTTCTTTTCCTGAAAGTTGATTTGGCGGGAGTTGAGCCGGATGTACCGCACCATGGGGTGGCGAGGGTCGCGGGCATTCACCAGCCGGCGCCGGTACTCCTGCACGCTGCGGTCGCCAAAAAAGTGGGATAAATGCCAGGCCAACGAATCCACACCGGCACGGAATACGGCGTCGTCGACCACGCCAGGGTCCCAGGCCACCCGGTAGAAGGGCAGCGAGGTAGCCATAATGCTCTCGTTATCAGAGTAAATATTGCCCCGCGTGGCCGGCACCGGCTGGTAGCTGATGCGCCGCTCCTGCTCCAGGGCCCGCCACTTGGTGCCTTCCTGATATTGAATCTTGGTGGCCTTCCAGAAAATAGCGCTCGAAAACACGGCGACCCCCAAAAAGGCCAGCCGCACCCGCGTGACAATGGACTTCTTTACGCTGCCTTTCATCGGGAATGGGCTCTAACTGCCTGCTTGGTTGTCGGTTTCGCTTTGTGCGGGCTTGTGCCTTTTTGTGCCTTGCTCCTGCTGTTGGGCTTATTGTTCGAGCTAACTTTTGCCGGCCTGGATTTCGCTTTTATGGGTTGAGCTGAAGCGCGGCGCGCGGCCGAAACAGGCGCGCTGGCCTCGGTAGTATCGCCATCCAGGGCCAGGGGCGGCGCAATGATTTCGGGGCCGCTATTCTCGTCGTCACCCGTTGTGGCGGCCCTATTGCGGCCGGCCAGCAGGTCGTTTTGCTGAGCTGCCGCCGAGTCACGAGCAGCTCGCGCGGCCAGGGTATCGGCCGTGAGCACGGGCATCAGCTCCAGCTCGGCCGCGTCGAGGTGGCCAGCGGGCACCGAGATGCGAAAGGGCGGCGACGAGCTTTCCACCAAGCCGAAGGCGGCCACTTTGCGGGCCACCTCACTCTGTTTGCTCGCCTCCATGTAGTCGGATTTCAGCGTGGTGTAGTCGGCGCGCAGGTCTTCGGTCTCCTGCTTGAGGCGCTGAATGCTGCGGTTCATGCGGTTGCCGTAGTGCGTATTGCCGATGTAAAGCAGCGTGATGGCCATAATAAACAGCAGGTGCGGCAGGAAGCGCACCGGCAGGCCTTCCCGAAACAGGCCGTCCACGCTGGTCACCCGGTCGAGCAGGGAGAACAGGCTCCAGTTGCTCTTCGGTCGGGGTTCGGGTTTGGGCTTGCGCGGGCGGGGCTCGGGGGCCGGGGCTCGCACTGGCTCCGGCTCGGGCATTTCTACCGCCGCGGCTTCGGGCATCACCTCGGGAGCCGGCGCGGGTACTTCGCGGGGCACGTTGGCCCGGCGCTGGCTGTCGGAGGGTTTGAGCGTATTGGTGGCCACAGGCTGCTAGTCAGGAATGCTTTTACACGAACTTAAAAAGGCGTTACAGCGAAGGTTGATGGGTGAGCAATGGCGGGGCTGGCCGGCGAAAACCGCCGCTATCCCCGCCTGAAATCCGTTCACTCATTTCGAATCGCAACACGCAATTTAGCACTTCGAGCTCGGCTATTCAGCGCTACTTCGGCGGGGTCGGCTTCTTCGGGCTTGCGGTTCACGGCTTCAAATGGCTTGCTTTCATTGCCAAAGAAGTCTTTTT
This region of Hymenobacter sedentarius genomic DNA includes:
- the mraY gene encoding phospho-N-acetylmuramoyl-pentapeptide-transferase, which produces MLFYLFRYLHEHYHLPGTGVFQYTTFRAGLAVVISLLIALLFGNRLIQVLQKKQVGESIRDLGLQGQNEKKGTPTMGGLIIILAILVPVILLARLRNIYIILMLLSTVWLGLIGFLDDYIKVFRKNKEGLSGRFKVLGQVGLGITVGWVLFYSNEITVREYLMPNGQFSAIEASKVFKDVHLMITTVPFMKNNELNYGDLFATAGTFFNGLYGVLYIPIVIFLITAVSNGANITDGLDGLAAGTSAIIGITLAIFAFVSGNALLADYLDVMFIPDSGELVIFCTAFVGACIGFLWYNSYPAQVFMGDTGSLALGGIIAVLALIVRKELLIPILCGVFLIENLSVIVQVSYFKYTRRKYGEGRRLLRMSPLHHHYQKLGYHESKIVSRFWIVGIMLAVITLVTLKLR
- a CDS encoding UDP-N-acetylmuramoyl-L-alanyl-D-glutamate--2,6-diaminopimelate ligase, which translates into the protein MISLPLFSLLTDVTVLAQHGPTDVLITALTLDSREAGPGVAFCALRGTATDGHKFIETAVAQGLAAVVCEELPAVLNPATSYVVVENSAAALAHMAAAFYGHPSRQLQLIGITGTNGKTTCATLLHKLLRELGYHAGLLSTVQNQIDEEVIPSTHTTPDSIRLNALLARMVAAGCTHACMEVSSHAVAQHRVTGLRFAGGVFTNLTHDHLDYHGTFDNYLKAKKGFFDALPKTAFALTNADDKRGPVMLQNTAARRETYSLRGAATFRAKLIANEVHGLHLEIDGREILFRLIGVFNAYNLLAVYGAAVLLGEDPTEVLTILSGLTTAPGRFEPVVSAQQGITGIIDYAHTPDALENVLQTLHEIRQPSQQIITVVGCGGNRDAAKRPIMANLAARLSNKVILTADNPRFEDPNDILAQMQAGVTPPDSAKVLTVADRRAAIKKAVELAGANDIVLVAGKGHENYQEIRGVKAPFDDKLILTEIFAQLNK
- a CDS encoding penicillin-binding protein — its product is MKGSVKKSIVTRVRLAFLGVAVFSSAIFWKATKIQYQEGTKWRALEQERRISYQPVPATRGNIYSDNESIMATSLPFYRVAWDPGVVDDAVFRAGVDSLAWHLSHFFGDRSVQEYRRRLVNARDPRHPMVRYIRLNSRQINFQEKKLLAKWPIFRAKRNRGGAIFEKVDKRFRPFGGLAQRTIGFVNEDHHGAGLEYTFEQSLAGKSGEALFERVPGGVKPVYDGTEIKPLPGYDVKTTLDINLQDVAENALYKSLVDNNAEYGCVILMEVATGEIKAVANLGKASDDTYKEDYNYAFADQGRTEPGSTFKLASMMALFEARPDIKLDDIVDTGNGRMLVGGAVKSDSHGYGRITVQQVFEKSSNIGVARLVNENFAKNPAEYTDYLKRFGLDKPLGFQMAGEARPYVKDPTDRSWSKTSLTTMSIGYELKLAPLQTLAFYNAVANGGVKVQPLIVKEIKQADKVLQRNETKVLNPKICSEATLAKVKAMMEGVVTEGTARAIRPKDYSIAGKTGTAWKFKNGQYTKTYSTSFCGYFPADKPKYSCIVVVDSPRNGRIYGADVAAPVFREVADKCMARDLLSQRPLLAKARLNKSHVPLVRAGMQEELALVCQKLGLAGKTQATGGEEWVRAASDTAFHARTVALVVNPVRPGRVPQVSGLSLRDALFLLENRGLHVRATGTGRVREQSLPVGSPIKRGDVITLTLVESGPRLTAPKALPEPEHTDLAENKLLTPADPEPVAKALVIKPFASSAKAKVNPPVRSKPKAATEAVSKPAVTTGKTAPKAATEKAAPKNAKKAAAPAPAKPAVRRT
- a CDS encoding FtsL-like putative cell division protein, producing the protein MATNTLKPSDSQRRANVPREVPAPAPEVMPEAAAVEMPEPEPVRAPAPEPRPRKPKPEPRPKSNWSLFSLLDRVTSVDGLFREGLPVRFLPHLLFIMAITLLYIGNTHYGNRMNRSIQRLKQETEDLRADYTTLKSDYMEASKQSEVARKVAAFGLVESSSPPFRISVPAGHLDAAELELMPVLTADTLAARAARDSAAAQQNDLLAGRNRAATTGDDENSGPEIIAPPLALDGDTTEASAPVSAARRASAQPIKAKSRPAKVSSNNKPNSRSKAQKGTSPHKAKPTTKQAVRAHSR